A window of Anabas testudineus chromosome 7, fAnaTes1.2, whole genome shotgun sequence genomic DNA:
tGTGTCTTAATGGGATTATCTCTATTACTGTAGAGTTTAATGTAATTCATATTTCTAGATGTACAGATAGATACATTTGAACAGTGAAGTAACATCTCTAATTGATATTTTCACAGATGGCATCAAGTCTTCATTTCATTGTAGTCGTCTGTTTGACCATTGGACTGTGGTTTGAAGCAGATGTAAGTAATGTTTGTAAGAAtgatcagtttttttgtttaaaaacaacattctCAGGGTTTTCTGGCAGGCAAAGAAACATACAGGTTTGGGGGTTTATTACTGATAACGCTCAAAgtttcaaaaaataaatctggTTAGATTTTATTAGATTAGAATTAGATCAATGAATTTGATTCATATTTAGGTGTTTATACTGCTAGCCATGGTTCCCGTTTGATATGATATGTGAAGGCAGAGTTGAGTCAGACTCTACCATGTCTTGCTTACTTAAActtacaaacaacaacaacaacaacaacaacaacaacaacaacaaaacagtcttTACTAAATTCTAATGTTGTGCTTTTTACACCCACAGGCAACCTGCCCAAAAGAACCAGGTCTGTGCCTCTGATTGTTatgatttactgtagttttagttttagctttACAAAGTATTAAGTTATACTTTATAAATGactatatataattataatataatgacCTTTAGGTCGCTGTGAGACTTGTCCTTCTGGTTGGACTGAGTTTGATGGACGCTGCTACCAATTCTATGGCGTTGAAAAGGACTGGGCTGATGCAGAAGTAATGTATTGAGACTAAGTTCAAGTACTACTGCAATTACTGTGTTGGAGCTTTGGAATTTGTTGTCAGTCTCAGGCCCATCAAAACTCCTATTAAGTGGGAATTGCTATTGCTATGAATTTGAATGAGAATTTGAACAGtttatcctgttttttttatctttttgtcttcagtttttttttattaatgtctgATGACCCTATTCAGCTTGTTCTGGTTTATTTCCATTGTATCCtaaacttcatttatttttactttgcattatttctcttgttttcCTCATCAGAGATTCTGCACCTCTATTGGTGGAAATCTGGCATCACTTCAAAGTGCAGACGTTCAAAACTTCCTCAGAGAGATGGTTTTCAGAGATACAAATGTGTATAAGAACACTTGGGTTGGAGGCTCCGATGCAGTGAAGGTGAGTGTTTTAATAAGCTGCATCTGTTGCAATAAATTGTTGCCTGCAGGTGGAGTAGAAGTGAATCAGTCTGTAAGCTTACATCCATCACATCATTGAGATCAAAATCTCTGTTGTAAGCCATGCCTTAATACAGCAGAAGAACAAAGTACAGAAGGAaggcacacacaaaaaaacacagccacacaaacaaaaaactaacatacagtatgtatcagAGGCAATCACAAACGTCTGTGAAACATAACCTTGCAGTGATCCAACATTCAGCAGATTAAGTCTCAAGACTGGTAGGAAATAGTAAAACTACATAAACTAAAATGatagtgtgttttgttctgttagTTTTGCTCTTTTTGCTAGTTAGGATCAGTGATCATGTGAGTGTGTCTCCAGGGTAAGGGGTAGAGAAACGTGAACCCATTTCCTTAACCCTAACACCCTCGTCTTTTTTCAGGAGGGTGTGTGGCTGTGGAATGATGGTTCAAACTTTGTCTTCAATCGCTGGGGCAAGGGGGAGCCTAACAACTTGGGAGATGAGGACTGTATGGAGATGAATTTCTCAGGTAGAAATGAATTACCtagtatattaaaaataaatacaaaaataaatatttcattttctccagTAAATAATGTGTGAGCACATTATAAGACCACAACATCAACCTCTGTTGACAGGACAAGATTATATCAATGATGCAAAGTGTGAGTTGAAGAGATCATTTGTTTGTGCCAAAGACACACAGTAATCACCACCATGTGCTGACACATGTGAAGTCCATACCTCcactgatgatgtcacttccATCACAATGCTGTGTTTCAATGACATCACTGCTGAAAGATTGACAAATTGACAAATATGTAATTTGATTTCACCTAATGCAATAAAGAGATATAATCTTTGCTCAGCAATTTGCCTCATCTATGAAATCAAGAGCTAAAACTGTTCACTGTTTACTGATTAGGTGATCAACAGAAACTTTGGCAACTAGGCTGGAAACTGgaacatttatattaatataagcTCCCATTAATGACCTTgcaacttcaaaataaaagagtattcacagtaaaagcccttatttctaaaaaaaagtgtcttaaAGTGGCATGATTATTCAAAGTATTAGCATCAATTAGCGAGATGAAGGTATATGACAACGTACAGTACGTTAAATTTTCTAATTAAAAgcatataaaatgtcaaaattcCTGTAACTTGATTGAACATTTTTGTATCTTCGTCATTAATTGTCTacatcttgtttttcactggttTATATTTTTGTCAACTTTTTCTTGTGGTAAACTTTTATTCTTcgtaaaaaaaaattcagtttgacacctttttccttttgtcaacTTTCCTTCTTTataattttttctttgtgatgttcttTTAGATAAGATTTGTGATAACTTGTCATTGTCTTGGCGTCTTTTTGgctacagctgtgtgtgtgtgttccctccAGTTCACTTCCTGGTTGTCCTTCCAATcatcacagttaaaaaaaagcacCAGACTGGTTTGAATCtaatctatcagatagattccagtttgtgcatgttaatgatgagtcttccagCAGTCTTCTGTGCTTTaaccgattcttttcactctctatATATGCAATATTAGCAGGAACCACTCCATATAGAtatttccattgctatgcagatgatacctaGCTATAAATATCTATGAAACCAAAAGAAAGTAATCAATGAATCAcacttcaagcatgcttaaaataCATAGTACATAGTACATAATACTTTCTACCCCTAAATTAAGACAGGACAGAGGTAATTAGTTTTGTCCTAAAAACCCTAGAGTTATGATATttaatcatattcttaccctagatgacataacattggtTTATTGGTTGTAGATGTATCTTTGGCCAGGATATCTCCTGTACatcatatataaaaatactgccttcttccacctgaggaatattggtAAAATTTGAAGCAGTCTTTCTGTGATGCAAAAATCTAGttaatgcatttgttacttccagactgggctaatgtaattcattattaataggatgtcccaataactccttaaaaagaagaaataaatccaAAATTCTGCAGAGTTCAGACTGGAATAgaaagagagatcatatttcccCTACATTTGCCTCCCTCCATTGAATCCAGAAATCCAGaacagagtttaaaacactactcctcacatataaagaaCTTAATAATTAAGCTCCAGCTCAGCTTGTACAAtttatgcatacacacactcacagcaggCAGACATGACTTGAGTTATGACACACTGCATTgcacattatatattttataggGTCAAATGGCGCAGATGATGTAGATTATAAGGGATAATAGCATGTAAAAAGGATGAAACTTAAATCTTTTGTTCTACGTATtgaaactcctgtgtaaggataaacgtaaatatagtaagataataattcacacaggagttaatgacgcccgattacgccaatcggaagtcactaaaattaacgttgaatcggtgtgtaactttgccaaaacgatgtcggactccgtagttttctctgggccccttcccaatctgacctgtgacgacatgtttagccgcatgacgtcattcaaccgctggctgtctaagtggtgtcccgctaacaacgtgggctacatagacaattggaaaacgttttggagaaaacctgggctgattagaagagacggcatccatcccactttagatggtgcgtctcaactctctaggaatatggcagagtttattagacgacctaaaccctgacatgtcagagtagAGCCCAGGAcacagagacgcagtcttacacacctctctgcagcttcctcacagccgtcaccccccaaaaactactataaccctatagagacagtgtctgctccccgagtacctaaattatttatatctaaaactaacacaagaggagtaattcataaaaacctaataaaaataaagacgactcctctcttagaacaaaataacaagaaaacaatcaaatgtggacttttaaatatcagatctctctcgtctaaatccctgttagtaaatgatttgataactgaccatcaaatagacttattctgtcttactgaaacctggctgcagcaggatgaatatgtctctctgaatgagtcgaccccctcaagtcatgttaattatcatgttcctagaagcacaggtcggggtggaggagtagcagcaatcttccactcaagtttgttaatcaaccccagacctaaacatagttttaattcatttgagagcctcactcttagcctctctgatcctaactggaaaaatcaaaaaccagtcctgtttgttattgtgtaccgtcctcctgtcccttactctgagtttttaactgaattctcagagtttctatctgatttagttcttagtgcagataaagtcattatagtgggtgactttaatatccatgtagatgttgatgataactgcctcaacactgcatttaattcactattagactccattggttttacccaaaatgtaaataaacccactcactgttttaatcacacccttgatcttattctgacatacggtgtggaagttgatcagttaatagtttttccccaaaaccctcttttatctgaccatttcttaattacatttgaatttacagtaccagactttactaaacctacagataagattcactacagtagatgtttatgtgaaaatgctgttgacaaatttaaggaactgattccatcttttatttcagagccatgtaccaacacagaggaaggcagttatttcaatgttactccagcacaattggactatcttgttaatagtactggtgcttcacttggaacaatacttgatactgttgctcctctgaaaaagaaactagtgagtcagaggaagttagttccatggtacaattcacaaatccgtagcttaaagcagaaatcacgtaagctggaaaggaggtggcgttccaccaatttagatgaatattgcctagcctggaaagatagtttaataatatataaaaaagccctgcgtaaagctagaacttcatattactcctcattaatagaggcaaataagaacaaccctaggtttcttttcagcactgtagccaggctgacaaagagtcatagctcggttgaccct
This region includes:
- the LOC113167231 gene encoding galactose-specific lectin nattectin-like, with protein sequence MASSLHFIVVVCLTIGLWFEADATCPKEPGRCETCPSGWTEFDGRCYQFYGVEKDWADAERFCTSIGGNLASLQSADVQNFLREMVFRDTNVYKNTWVGGSDAVKEGVWLWNDGSNFVFNRWGKGEPNNLGDEDCMEMNFSGQDYINDAKCELKRSFVCAKDTQ